In a single window of the Mauremys reevesii isolate NIE-2019 linkage group 3, ASM1616193v1, whole genome shotgun sequence genome:
- the LOC120401165 gene encoding protein eyes shut homolog produces MTIKSIILVMVSLQTYTANGQLICERQMSVEWRTQPKHHVMKWTVMNNICSNFYTDCWNINTNIERNILEHQALNVPQICPLQLQLGDTLFISSEASFQSHGMNLGNVSMEEFIRCPPKDFLQDQLIFGCRLRGMHQVDPQWLEVGTHYFAEVQTKGPPLCNLGLRLNVTVKQQFCQQSSNAPFCSRHGRCLSHVWEEAYNCHCFQQYSGRFCQEFDACSSKPCQNNASCIDTREGTIGDSYECACPSQFAGKNCSEIIGQCQPHACLNGNCSNVTPNTFLCECNKDFTGKKFILFSML; encoded by the exons ATGACTATAAAATCAATCATTCTTGTAATGGTGTCTCTTCAAACCTACACTGCAAATGGACAGCTAATATGTGAGAGGCAAATGAGTGTGGAATGGCGCACACAACCAAAGCACCACGTCATGAAATGGACTGTGATGAACAACATCTGCTCGAACTTCTACACAGATTGCTGGAATATAAATACCAATATTGAAAGGAACATCCTAGAACATCAGGCTTTGAATGTCCCTCAAATATGTCCCTTGCAGCTTCAGTTGGGGGATACTCTGTTCATATCTTCAGAAGCATCTTTTCAGTCACATGGGATGAATTTGGGGAATGTTTCCATGGAAGAATTTATTAGGTGCCCCCCAAAAGACTTTCTTCAAGATCAGTTGATTTTTGGTTGCAGGTTAAGAGGGATGCACCAAGTTGACCCTCAGTGGCTTGAAGTTGGAACTCATTATTTTGCAGAAGTTCAGACCAAAGGACCACCGTTATGCAACCTGGGCCTTCGGCTCAATGTAACAGTGAAGCAGCAGTTTTGCCAACAGTCTTCAAATGCACCTTTTTGCTCCAGACATGGCAGATGCTTAAGCCATGTATGGGAAGAGGCATATAACTGCCACTGTTTTCAACAGTATTCTGGAAGATTCTGCCAGGAGTTTGATGCGTGTTCTAGTAAACCCTGCCAGAACAATGCCTCCTGTATTGACACAAGAGAAGGAACTATTGGGGATTCCTATGAATGTGCCTGTCCCTCACAATTTGCAG GTAAAAACTGTTCAGAAATAATTGGACAGTGCCAGCCTCACGCCTGTCTGAATGGCAACTGCAGCAATGTTACTCCAAATACTTTTCTTTGTGAATGTAACAAAGACTTTACAGGTAAgaaattcattttattttctatgCTGTAA